A single window of Nicotiana tomentosiformis chromosome 1, ASM39032v3, whole genome shotgun sequence DNA harbors:
- the LOC104109624 gene encoding uncharacterized protein: MRGELIAKATHESKKDDASPEPVSAARPPPPFPQRLQKKNDDHMFNNFFSMLSQVQLNIPLVDVLREIPKYAMYKKDRVAHKRRLIELDIVALTEECTSRIGNIDVRCAFCDLGASVNLMPLSLFKQLGLGAPRPTTVMLQLADRSIAYPEGVIEDVLLQIGKFIFPADFIMLDYEADEQVPIIFG; this comes from the exons ATGAGGGGGGAGTTGATTGCTAAAGCAACACACGAGTCAAAGAAAGATGATGCAAGTCCAGAGCCAGTGAGtgctgcaaggccaccaccacctttcccccaaagattacAAAAGAAGAATGATGATCACATGTTTAACAATTTTTTCTCTATGTTGAgccaggttcaattaaatattccattggtggatgtacttcgtgaaattccaaaataTGCTATGTACAAAAAAGATagagtggctcacaagaggagatTGATTGAATTAGATatagttgcacttactgaggagtgcacttcgaGG ATTGGTAATATTGATGTGCGCTGTGCtttttgtgatttgggggcgagcGTAAATCTGATGCCCTTATCCTTGTTCAAGCAATTGGGtttgggagctccaagaccaactaCTGTAATGCTGCAACTAGCTGATAGATCCATAGCttaccctgaaggagtgattgaagatgtgttgctgcaaattggaaaattcatcttcccagcggACTTCATTATGCTAGATtatgaggctgatgaacaagttccaatcatatttggatga
- the LOC138910729 gene encoding uncharacterized protein: MTVTQYEMRFAELARHAVWLVTTEREKIRRFIDGLNYGLHFIMAWKVATGVRFDQVVYIARLLNLVHIQEYEEREAKRPRSLVGFSSASFGGQSHQSRGHPYRLAQMAHPVHRGASASHGSYSVVWGSAVPGSSSGYSGSQGPIQSLMPFVDRGFYECGELGNVRKYFPHIMGGPVQQSGQAMTSPPVTSPPAQPAPGGTQVVRGRPREGDRSSGGRPGCIHII, encoded by the exons ATGAcagtgacccagtatgagatgaggtttgcagagttggctcgtcacgcggtATGGTTGGTtaccactgagagggagaagattaggaggttcattgatggcctcaattaTGGATTACACTTCATTATGGCTTGGAAGGTGGCGACGGGTGTgaggtttgaccaggtggtctATATTGCTAGACTCTTAAATCTAGTTCACATTCAGGAGTATgaggagcgggaggccaagaggcctcgtagtttagttggtttcagtagtgcctcatTTGGAGGACAGTCTCATCAGAGTAGGGGGCATCCTTATAGGCTCGCTCAGATGGCTCAtccggttcatcgtggtgcatcagctagtcatggttcatacagtgttGTCTGG GGTTCGGCAGTACCTGGTTCTTCTAGTGGCTATTCTGGCTCTCAGGGTCCGATTCAGTCCCTGATGCCATTTGTAGATCGAGGtttctatgagtgtggagagttggggaATGTGAGGAAGTATTTCCCCCATATtatgggaggtccagttcagcagagtggtcaggctatgacttcaccaccagttacttcaccacccgctcagccagctccgGGTGGGACTCAAGTagttcgaggtcgccctagagaagGAGATCGATCAAGTGGTGGTCGCCCTGGATGcatccatattatttga